In Vibrio celticus, one genomic interval encodes:
- the ahpC gene encoding alkyl hydroperoxide reductase subunit C, with product MINTEIKPFNATAFKNGEFVEITEQDVKGKWAVFFFYPADFTFVCPTELVDLQDKYAELQSRGVEVYSVSTDTHFSHKAWHDTSDKIGTIEYFMVGDQTGNITNNFNVMREGQGLANRATFLIDPEGVIQAMEITAEGIGRDAEDLLRKVKAAQYVAANPGEVCPAKWKEGEETLAPSLDLVGKI from the coding sequence ATGATCAACACAGAAATCAAACCATTCAACGCAACAGCATTCAAAAACGGCGAATTCGTAGAAATCACTGAGCAAGACGTTAAAGGCAAGTGGGCTGTATTCTTCTTCTACCCAGCAGACTTCACATTTGTATGTCCAACTGAGCTAGTTGACCTGCAAGACAAATACGCAGAGCTTCAATCTCGCGGCGTAGAAGTTTACTCAGTATCAACTGACACTCACTTCTCTCACAAAGCATGGCACGATACTTCTGACAAAATCGGCACTATCGAATACTTCATGGTAGGTGACCAAACGGGCAACATCACAAATAACTTCAACGTTATGCGTGAAGGTCAAGGCCTTGCAAACCGTGCAACGTTCCTAATCGACCCTGAAGGCGTTATCCAAGCAATGGAAATCACAGCTGAAGGCATCGGCCGTGACGCAGAAGACCTACTACGCAAGGTTAAAGCAGCACAATACGTAGCCGCTAACCCAGGTGAAGTTTGCCCAGCTAAATGGAAAGAAGGCGAAGAGACTCTAGCTCCATCTCTAGACCTAGTAGGCAAGATTTAA
- the ahpF gene encoding alkyl hydroperoxide reductase subunit F: MLDQAMKQQLKAYLENLKTNVQLVLSLDGSDTANKLQDLANDIASLTDKIEVTRDDSASTRSPIMQVVNQEKGTAIGFAGLPMGHEFTSLVLALLHSGGHPIKLEADVIEQIKELDQELNVEIFISLSCQNCPEVVQAFNMMSAINPLVKTTMIDGAAFQDEVKSRDIMAVPSVFVNGELFGQGRMSLAEILNKVDSGAAEKKAANLNQQAPFDVLVVGGGPAGSSAAIYAARKGIRTGVVADRFGGQVMDTMAIENFISVKATTGPKLVASLEEHVKEYGVEVMTEQRAANIIAAEDTEDGYIHVELESGATLRARTVITSTGARWREMNVPGEQEYRNKGVAYCPHCDGPLFKGKKTAVIGGGNSGIEAAIDLAGIVEHVTVLEFADTLRADQVLIDKANATPNIEIIKMAQTTQVIGDGNRVTGLEYKDRNTDELKQIELAGIFVQIGLMPNSEWLKGSKVELSPRGEIEINAHGATSMKGVFAAGDVTTVPYKQIIIAMGEGAKASLGAFDHLIRNSAPVKEAETA; the protein is encoded by the coding sequence ATGTTAGATCAAGCAATGAAGCAGCAGCTAAAAGCATACCTAGAAAACCTAAAAACCAATGTTCAGTTAGTCCTTAGCCTGGATGGCAGCGACACCGCGAACAAACTTCAAGATCTGGCGAATGACATCGCGTCTTTAACCGACAAGATTGAAGTAACTCGTGATGATAGCGCAAGCACGCGCAGCCCTATCATGCAGGTAGTGAACCAAGAAAAAGGTACTGCGATTGGTTTCGCCGGTTTACCAATGGGTCACGAGTTCACGTCACTGGTTCTAGCACTGCTTCATAGCGGTGGTCACCCTATCAAGCTTGAAGCGGACGTAATCGAGCAAATTAAAGAGCTCGACCAAGAGCTTAATGTAGAGATTTTCATCTCACTCTCATGCCAAAACTGTCCAGAAGTGGTTCAGGCATTCAACATGATGTCGGCGATTAACCCTCTGGTTAAGACAACAATGATTGATGGCGCAGCATTCCAAGATGAAGTGAAGTCTCGCGACATCATGGCAGTACCAAGTGTGTTCGTTAATGGTGAGCTATTTGGTCAAGGCCGTATGTCACTGGCAGAGATCCTCAACAAGGTTGATTCAGGCGCAGCGGAAAAGAAAGCAGCAAACCTAAACCAACAAGCACCCTTTGATGTATTGGTTGTAGGCGGCGGCCCTGCAGGTTCTTCAGCGGCAATTTATGCTGCACGTAAAGGCATTCGCACAGGTGTGGTTGCTGACCGATTCGGCGGCCAAGTGATGGACACCATGGCGATTGAGAACTTTATCTCAGTGAAAGCGACAACTGGCCCTAAATTAGTGGCAAGCCTTGAAGAGCACGTAAAAGAGTACGGTGTTGAAGTGATGACTGAGCAGCGCGCTGCAAACATCATTGCAGCAGAAGACACAGAAGACGGCTACATCCACGTTGAGCTAGAGAGCGGCGCAACACTACGAGCTCGCACGGTTATCACAAGTACCGGTGCTCGCTGGCGTGAAATGAACGTTCCGGGTGAGCAAGAGTACCGCAATAAAGGCGTCGCTTACTGCCCACACTGTGACGGTCCATTGTTCAAAGGTAAGAAAACAGCGGTTATCGGTGGTGGTAACTCAGGTATTGAAGCGGCAATTGATTTAGCGGGTATTGTTGAACACGTAACCGTACTTGAATTTGCAGACACACTGCGTGCCGACCAAGTGCTTATCGACAAAGCAAACGCAACACCAAACATCGAAATCATCAAGATGGCTCAAACAACGCAAGTGATTGGTGATGGCAACCGTGTAACCGGTCTGGAATACAAAGACCGCAACACCGATGAACTTAAACAGATAGAACTCGCGGGTATCTTTGTTCAAATCGGCCTGATGCCAAACAGCGAATGGTTGAAGGGTTCGAAAGTTGAGCTGTCACCACGCGGTGAAATTGAAATTAACGCTCATGGCGCAACATCAATGAAAGGTGTATTCGCAGCGGGTGACGTAACAACCGTACCTTACAAACAGATCATCATTGCGATGGGTGAAGGTGCGAAAGCAAGCTTAGGTGCATTTGACCACCTAATCCGTAACTCAGCTCCAGTTAAAGAGGCTGAAACTGCTTAA
- a CDS encoding uracil-xanthine permease family protein — protein MEQNSELIYGLDDRPSVKAASYAALQHVLASFVGIITPTLIIGGVLGLGDHIPYLMSMALMVSGVGTFIQARKIGPVGAGMICVQGTSFAFLGSVLGAGFLVKANGGGPDEMLATIFGVCFFGAFVEIVLSRFIEKLKVVITPVVTGIVITTIGISLIKVGVTDIAGGVGAEDFGSGSNLMLGAIVLGTIVALNLSNNNIVRLSSILVGLVVGWGVAILMGKASMVSFASQPLLSIPVPFKYGFAFDWQAFLPIAFIYLITVIETTGDLTANSMFSGQPVKGPKYLNRLKAGVLGDGVNSLIAAVFNTFPNTTFSQNNGVIHFTGIASRYIGYFIAAILFLLGLFPILGAVLMTIPKPVLGGATLVMFGTVAAAGIKIIANEKLDRRRIMTIAISLGLGLGVMLVPDLLKEAPKLVQSIFGSPVTMSGIAALVITGLMSLVPGTKAKPISNVVHTSKA, from the coding sequence ATGGAACAGAACAGTGAATTGATCTACGGATTGGATGACCGACCATCAGTTAAAGCAGCCAGTTACGCGGCACTGCAGCATGTATTAGCCAGTTTTGTTGGCATTATCACCCCCACGCTTATTATCGGTGGCGTTTTAGGTTTGGGTGACCACATTCCTTATTTGATGAGCATGGCATTAATGGTGTCTGGGGTAGGTACCTTTATCCAAGCCAGAAAAATAGGGCCAGTTGGTGCAGGGATGATTTGTGTCCAAGGAACCAGCTTTGCATTCTTAGGATCTGTATTAGGTGCGGGCTTCCTTGTTAAAGCGAATGGCGGTGGTCCGGATGAAATGCTGGCGACCATTTTTGGTGTTTGCTTCTTCGGTGCGTTTGTCGAAATTGTTCTATCGCGTTTTATCGAAAAGCTGAAAGTGGTGATCACGCCCGTTGTGACCGGAATCGTTATCACCACGATTGGTATCTCTTTGATTAAAGTTGGCGTCACAGATATTGCTGGTGGCGTTGGCGCCGAAGATTTTGGTTCTGGAAGCAATCTGATGTTGGGTGCCATCGTCCTCGGAACCATAGTCGCGCTTAACCTGAGTAACAATAATATAGTTAGGCTGTCGTCGATTTTAGTTGGGTTGGTAGTTGGCTGGGGCGTTGCCATTTTGATGGGTAAAGCGTCTATGGTTTCTTTTGCTTCTCAACCGCTATTGAGTATTCCTGTCCCATTTAAATATGGCTTCGCTTTTGATTGGCAAGCCTTCCTGCCTATCGCTTTTATTTACTTGATTACTGTTATAGAAACTACGGGTGACCTTACCGCCAACAGCATGTTCTCAGGGCAGCCGGTTAAAGGGCCTAAATACCTCAATCGACTCAAGGCTGGCGTGCTGGGTGACGGCGTGAACTCACTTATCGCTGCGGTATTCAATACTTTTCCGAACACGACTTTCAGCCAGAACAACGGTGTGATCCATTTTACGGGGATCGCGAGTCGCTACATCGGCTACTTCATTGCCGCGATTCTTTTTCTGTTAGGGTTATTTCCCATCTTAGGTGCGGTATTAATGACGATTCCAAAGCCAGTATTGGGCGGGGCGACATTGGTGATGTTCGGTACGGTTGCTGCTGCGGGCATTAAAATCATCGCCAATGAAAAACTGGATCGCCGCAGAATCATGACGATAGCTATCTCACTAGGCTTAGGGCTTGGTGTCATGCTGGTACCAGATTTATTGAAAGAAGCACCCAAGCTAGTGCAAAGCATATTTG
- a CDS encoding LysE family translocator codes for MSSQLMLAFLLFSTSIAITPGAGNIALLGISSRYGFAATLPFISGNAVGIIIVLAGSSVGLVSLFTLYPELYNILKYAGAAYLLFMAWSIANMQIEESTTDNRSGFMSGVLVQVLNPKGWIASLTVFSQFITPNADYLIQVVTIIAGMVITGVPCMLVWAYCGTMLKKLLQSPKQMMFVNRCLGGSLAMVVAFMLYQPA; via the coding sequence ATGAGCTCTCAATTAATGCTGGCGTTCTTGCTATTTTCAACATCAATTGCAATTACCCCTGGGGCAGGCAATATCGCATTACTTGGGATTTCAAGTCGTTATGGATTTGCTGCGACTTTACCTTTTATCTCTGGGAACGCTGTTGGCATCATCATCGTATTGGCGGGTTCTAGTGTCGGTTTGGTGAGCCTATTTACCCTTTACCCGGAGCTATACAATATTTTGAAATACGCGGGTGCGGCTTATTTGCTGTTCATGGCGTGGTCGATTGCGAACATGCAAATCGAAGAGAGCACGACCGACAATCGTTCAGGTTTTATGTCTGGTGTGTTGGTGCAGGTGTTAAACCCTAAAGGTTGGATAGCGTCATTAACCGTGTTTTCACAGTTCATTACTCCGAACGCAGATTACTTGATTCAAGTAGTGACCATTATCGCGGGTATGGTGATTACTGGTGTACCGTGCATGTTGGTGTGGGCGTATTGCGGCACCATGCTTAAAAAGTTGCTGCAATCACCAAAACAGATGATGTTTGTGAACCGTTGCTTGGGCGGAAGCTTAGCGATGGTGGTTGCCTTTATGCTTTATCAACCGGCGTAA
- a CDS encoding VOC family protein, producing MKMNHVGIMVGDMDKAVEFYTKALGLRIVMNNTKVMEERESAIGRMCIAVFGEGFKGFNIAHLVTSDGIGVELFEMKERQERHEVDFSRLGIFHFCLQLPKEQFHSAIKRVEEFGGKVRMDIMRYHPEDELKQAQMVYLEDPFGNLFEFYSHSYEDTYATDYE from the coding sequence ATGAAAATGAATCACGTAGGCATCATGGTTGGCGACATGGACAAAGCAGTCGAGTTTTACACGAAAGCGCTAGGTCTAAGAATCGTAATGAATAACACTAAAGTGATGGAAGAGCGCGAATCAGCAATCGGCCGCATGTGTATCGCTGTGTTCGGTGAAGGCTTCAAAGGTTTCAACATTGCACACCTAGTAACATCTGATGGTATCGGTGTTGAGCTGTTCGAAATGAAAGAGCGCCAAGAGCGTCACGAAGTTGATTTCTCTCGTCTAGGTATCTTCCATTTCTGCCTACAGCTTCCAAAAGAGCAGTTTCATTCAGCGATTAAACGTGTTGAAGAGTTTGGCGGTAAGGTTCGTATGGACATCATGCGTTACCACCCAGAAGACGAACTAAAACAAGCACAAATGGTTTACCTAGAAGACCCGTTTGGCAACCTGTTCGAGTTCTACTCGCACTCATACGAAGATACGTACGCGACTGATTACGAGTAA
- a CDS encoding IS630 family transposase (programmed frameshift), whose protein sequence is MDSLNNTDFKKLASQQKTIQMKMRLLALAHFKDGLSRTQIAKSLKVSRTSVNKWVRIFFEEGLEGLQEKPRTGRPAYLTDEQRAQLSAFIKKEAESPSGGRLVGSDIHDYIVKHFDKHYHPNSIYYLLDHMGFSWITSRSKHPKQSQQIQDDFKKFQIETILKIPGHIGLESVDVWFQDEARFGQQNTTTRLWATRGTRPRVVKQQQFEYAYLFGSVCPSRGIGEAMVVPWVNKDIMINHLEQISKVTEKDRHSVVIMDGAGWHTDDIANPFDNVSIIKLPPYSPELNPIEQVWSWLRQHYLANQNFIDYNDIVSKVCSAWNGFLECKDRVTKMCTRDWIDLIS, encoded by the exons ATGGATAGCCTTAATAACACTGACTTCAAAAAGCTTGCGAGCCAGCAAAAAACCATTCAGATGAAGATGCGTTTACTTGCGCTCGCACACTTTAAAGACGGCCTCTCTCGTACACAAATTGCAAAATCTCTCAAAGTCAGTCGAACCAGTGTCAATAAATGGGTTCGGATTTTTTTTGAAGAAGGCCTAGAAGGACTTCAAGAAAAACCTCGGACTGGTAGGCCTGCATACCTCACCGATGAGCAGCGGGCTCAACTCAGTGCCTTCATAAAAAAAGAAGCTGAATCACCTTCTGGTGGCCGCCTTGTTGGAAGCGATATACATGACTACATCGTTAAACACTTTGACAAGCACTACCACCCTAATTCCATCTATTATCTCCTCGACCACATGGGTTTTTCTTGGATAACTTCTCGTTCCAAACACCCTAAACAATCACAGCAAATACAGGACGATTTT AAAAAATTCCAAATCGAAACGATCCTTAAGATCCCCGGGCATATTGGGCTAGAGAGTGTTGATGTCTGGTTTCAAGACGAAGCTAGGTTTGGTCAGCAGAACACAACAACACGTCTTTGGGCTACTCGTGGAACGAGACCACGCGTAGTAAAACAGCAGCAATTTGAATACGCTTATTTGTTTGGCTCAGTGTGCCCATCGAGAGGGATTGGTGAGGCAATGGTCGTCCCTTGGGTTAACAAAGACATCATGATAAACCATCTAGAGCAGATATCTAAAGTCACAGAAAAAGACCGTCATTCAGTGGTAATAATGGATGGCGCAGGATGGCATACCGATGATATTGCTAACCCATTTGATAATGTCAGTATTATCAAATTGCCGCCATACTCACCAGAGCTTAACCCTATAGAGCAAGTGTGGAGTTGGTTAAGGCAACACTATTTAGCAAACCAAAACTTCATTGATTATAACGATATTGTTTCGAAGGTCTGTAGCGCTTGGAATGGATTTCTTGAGTGCAAAGATCGCGTCACAAAAATGTGTACAAGAGATTGGATTGACCTGATCAGTTAA